One Pleurocapsa sp. PCC 7327 DNA segment encodes these proteins:
- the rpsR gene encoding 30S ribosomal protein S18 has protein sequence MTYFRKRLSPIPPSQPIDYKDIDLLRKFITERGKILPRRITGLTAKQQRDLTTAVKRARILALIPFINKEA, from the coding sequence ATGACTTATTTTCGCAAGCGTCTTTCCCCCATTCCTCCCAGTCAACCCATCGACTACAAAGACATTGACCTACTACGCAAGTTTATTACCGAACGGGGCAAAATCCTACCGCGTCGGATCACTGGCTTGACAGCCAAACAGCAACGGGATTTGACTACAGCAGTTAAGCGCGCTCGTATTCTGGCGTTAATCCCCTTTATCAATAAAGAAGCCTAA
- the rpmG gene encoding 50S ribosomal protein L33 — protein MASKKGVRIIITLECTECRSNPNKRSPGVSRYTTSKNRRNTTARLELKKFCTHCNKHTVHKEIK, from the coding sequence ATGGCAAGCAAGAAGGGTGTCCGTATAATTATTACTCTAGAATGTACCGAGTGTCGTAGTAATCCTAACAAGCGATCGCCCGGTGTTTCTCGCTATACGACCAGCAAAAATCGTCGCAATACAACCGCAAGACTAGAACTGAAAAAGTTCTGTACCCACTGCAACAAGCACACCGTTCACAAAGAAATTAAATAA
- the sfsA gene encoding DNA/RNA nuclease SfsA codes for MTTDLLYCYPPLISGILLRRYKRFFADIELTSGEIITAHCPNTGPMTGVCTPGSLVQVSLNNNPKRKLAHTWETILVNETQPTWVGINTGLPNRIVRLALEKQLFPELGDRYRHIRWEVPYGKNKKSRVDFLLTGDESVSPIYIEVKNTTLAQNNVAFFPDTVTTRGQKHLQELMALLPDAKPVMLYFINRGDCSVFAPGDRCDPTYGKLLREAVEKGVKVLPYRFEITPQGIRYLGLAEFLLKQP; via the coding sequence ATGACAACTGACCTTCTTTACTGCTACCCTCCTCTAATTTCTGGCATTTTACTCAGACGCTACAAACGCTTTTTCGCCGATATCGAACTAACTTCTGGAGAAATTATTACTGCCCACTGTCCCAACACTGGTCCAATGACAGGGGTTTGTACGCCGGGAAGTCTCGTGCAAGTTTCCCTCAATAATAATCCCAAGCGAAAATTAGCCCATACCTGGGAAACCATCTTAGTCAATGAGACTCAGCCGACTTGGGTAGGGATTAATACGGGATTGCCCAATCGTATCGTTAGGTTAGCCTTAGAAAAGCAACTTTTTCCAGAATTGGGCGATCGCTACAGGCACATACGTTGGGAAGTGCCCTATGGCAAAAATAAAAAAAGCCGCGTGGATTTTCTTTTAACAGGCGATGAGTCTGTATCGCCGATTTATATAGAAGTAAAAAATACTACGCTGGCGCAAAATAATGTAGCGTTTTTCCCCGACACGGTTACTACTAGGGGACAAAAACATTTACAGGAATTGATGGCGCTTCTGCCCGATGCTAAACCTGTTATGTTGTATTTTATTAATCGCGGCGATTGTTCTGTCTTTGCGCCTGGAGATCGTTGCGATCCGACTTACGGAAAACTATTGCGAGAAGCGGTTGAAAAAGGTGTAAAAGTATTACCTTATCGTTTTGAAATTACTCCTCAAGGAATTCGCTATTTAGGATTAGCAGAATTTCTTCTCAAGCAACCATAA
- a CDS encoding S-layer homology domain-containing protein, with product MSKSNPLQATTALFLTLSLTSGTAIPFAFQAPTLAQNNRFSDVSRNYWATNFIDELVQRQIIAGFPDGTFQPDAPVTRAQFAAMVTKAFQKSDVRSAASFVDVPANYWANSAINTSYRMGFLSGYPGRVFQPDRNIPREQVLVSLANGLNYRANDNVTTLLEIYSDRDRISNFALAPIAGATQERLVVNYPTLSQLNPSRNATRAEVAAFIYQALVREGKASPLQSPYIVARDFDRIDESAAVVRAGTKIPVSYEQEKIILKSDEKLDVTLTVAKNIKAADGTTAIPAGSEIAGELRPTDGGTRFVARELILSDGTTYDIEATSGVVTEKATVRKGTDVGTLATNAAIGAAAAAAIAAITGDKDIATEEIVIGASAGVLASLIPMFFGMNKVDLIVVEPEQDLRLTLREDLILE from the coding sequence ATGTCTAAAAGCAATCCTTTACAAGCTACGACTGCTCTATTTTTAACCCTGAGCCTCACTAGCGGAACTGCTATCCCCTTTGCTTTTCAAGCTCCTACTTTAGCACAAAATAACCGCTTTTCCGACGTATCTAGAAACTATTGGGCAACGAATTTTATTGATGAATTAGTGCAACGACAAATTATTGCAGGTTTTCCCGATGGGACTTTCCAGCCAGATGCTCCGGTAACGCGCGCTCAATTTGCTGCTATGGTGACAAAAGCTTTCCAAAAATCTGACGTTCGCAGCGCAGCTAGTTTTGTGGACGTTCCTGCAAATTATTGGGCAAATTCAGCCATTAACACTTCTTATAGGATGGGATTTTTATCGGGTTATCCGGGTAGAGTTTTTCAACCCGATCGCAACATTCCGCGAGAGCAAGTTCTCGTTTCCCTCGCCAACGGATTAAACTACAGAGCAAACGATAACGTTACGACGCTGCTGGAAATCTATAGCGATCGCGATCGCATTTCTAACTTTGCTCTTGCCCCCATCGCAGGGGCTACCCAAGAACGGCTAGTGGTTAACTATCCAACCCTCTCGCAACTCAATCCTTCTCGTAATGCCACTCGTGCTGAAGTTGCCGCCTTTATTTATCAGGCATTAGTCAGAGAAGGCAAAGCCTCTCCACTCCAGTCCCCTTACATCGTTGCTAGAGATTTCGATAGGATTGACGAGTCTGCCGCTGTCGTTCGTGCGGGAACTAAAATTCCAGTTTCTTACGAACAAGAAAAAATCATCCTCAAATCTGATGAAAAGCTCGACGTTACCCTGACAGTTGCCAAAAATATCAAAGCTGCTGACGGAACAACTGCCATTCCCGCCGGGTCTGAAATCGCAGGAGAGCTAAGACCTACCGATGGCGGAACCCGATTCGTTGCCAGAGAATTAATTCTGTCGGATGGAACAACCTACGATATCGAAGCTACTTCGGGCGTTGTCACCGAAAAAGCAACCGTTAGAAAGGGAACCGATGTCGGTACTTTAGCCACCAACGCTGCGATCGGTGCTGCTGCTGCCGCTGCGATCGCGGCTATTACCGGGGATAAAGATATTGCTACTGAGGAGATTGTCATCGGTGCGAGTGCGGGCGTTCTCGCTTCTCTCATCCCTATGTTTTTCGGCATGAATAAAGTCGATCTGATCGTCGTCGAACCGGAACAAGATCTTAGGCTGACCCTTAGAGAAGACCTGATTCTAGAATAG
- a CDS encoding type I glyceraldehyde-3-phosphate dehydrogenase codes for MIRVAINGFGRIGRNFLRCWLGRENSQLEVVGINDTSDPKTNAHLLKYDSMLGKLNADIGADENSIIVNGKTIKCVSDRNPLNLPWADWGIDLIIESTGVFVDEEGASKHIAAGAKKVLITAPGKGANVGTYVVGVNHNDYEHGKHTILSNASCTTNCLAPVAKVLHEHFGIVKGTMTTTHSYTGDQRLLDASHRDLRRARAAAINIVPTSTGAAKAVALVLPELKGKLNGIALRVPTPNVSVVDLVVQVEKSTIAEQVNEVLKSAAEGSLKGILQYSDLPLVSSDYQGTDCSSIVDASLTMVMGGDMVKVVAWYDNEWGYSQRVVDLAEIVAQKWQ; via the coding sequence GTGATTAGAGTAGCGATCAACGGGTTCGGGCGCATTGGACGTAACTTTCTAAGATGCTGGCTAGGAAGAGAAAACAGCCAGTTAGAAGTTGTGGGGATCAACGATACTTCCGATCCTAAAACCAATGCCCATCTACTTAAATACGATTCGATGCTCGGCAAATTGAACGCCGATATCGGCGCCGATGAAAATTCGATAATTGTTAACGGCAAAACTATCAAGTGCGTATCGGATCGCAACCCCCTAAACTTGCCCTGGGCTGACTGGGGAATCGATTTAATCATTGAATCGACGGGCGTTTTTGTTGACGAAGAAGGGGCATCGAAGCATATCGCCGCAGGTGCGAAAAAAGTTCTAATTACCGCCCCAGGTAAGGGTGCAAACGTGGGAACTTATGTCGTTGGGGTCAATCACAACGACTACGAACATGGCAAGCATACAATCCTTAGCAACGCAAGCTGTACCACTAACTGTTTAGCGCCCGTTGCCAAAGTGCTGCACGAACACTTTGGCATTGTCAAAGGAACGATGACGACGACTCACAGCTACACGGGCGACCAACGCTTGCTCGATGCCAGCCACCGCGACTTGCGACGGGCAAGAGCAGCAGCCATTAACATCGTACCTACCTCTACAGGTGCGGCAAAAGCAGTCGCGCTCGTGCTGCCAGAATTGAAAGGCAAACTGAACGGGATTGCCTTGCGGGTTCCTACGCCTAACGTCTCCGTCGTCGATCTCGTCGTTCAAGTCGAAAAAAGCACCATTGCCGAACAGGTTAATGAAGTTCTTAAGTCAGCCGCCGAAGGTTCTTTGAAGGGGATTCTGCAATATAGCGACCTGCCACTGGTATCTTCCGATTATCAAGGAACTGACTGTTCCTCGATCGTCGATGCTAGCCTAACCATGGTCATGGGCGGCGACATGGTGAAAGTGGTTGCTTGGTATGACAACGAGTGGGGCTATTCTCAGCGAGTCGTCGATCTCGCCGAAATTGTCGCTCAGAAGTGGCAGTAA
- the murC gene encoding UDP-N-acetylmuramate--L-alanine ligase, producing MVKTVDFSGRPFHFIGIGGIGMSALAYILAKRRLPVSGSDLRPSHITERLQSVGAYIFNRQEATNLELFQSLDPGACEPLPILAGAGQTGTTTNGSGASKFAQYLSQTSWRESLPQVVCSTAIGKSNSEYLAAKEKGCPIFHRSDVLAALISEYHSLAVAGTHGKTTTSSLIGYVLLKAGLDPTIIVGGEVDAWEGNARLGEGRYLVAEADESDGSLVKHAPKIGIVTNIELDHPDRYQNLEQVIDIFERFSAQCETTIGCIDCETVRERLKPQISYSLDSSKNAHYTVTEITHHPGGSLAKVWERGKLLGTMQVGLPGQHNLSNALAAVAAGRLLGLEFEVIADAIATFGGAKRRFELRGDCHGITLIDDYAHHPSEIRATLAAARVKISQKQNARVVAIFQPHRYSRTATFLDEFATAFDDADLVVVTDIYSAGEVNLHQLDGQQVADAIASHRDRVIYHPTLKTLGAKLKEILQPEDLALFLGAGNLNQTIPELIALYSGN from the coding sequence ATAGTGAAAACGGTTGATTTTAGCGGAAGACCCTTCCATTTTATCGGTATAGGCGGGATCGGGATGTCAGCCCTCGCCTATATCCTTGCCAAACGTCGGCTGCCCGTTTCTGGTTCCGATCTTCGTCCCAGTCACATTACCGAACGATTGCAGTCCGTCGGTGCCTATATTTTTAACCGCCAAGAAGCCACCAATCTAGAACTGTTTCAATCGCTCGATCCCGGTGCTTGCGAACCTTTACCAATTTTAGCCGGAGCGGGACAAACTGGCACAACAACCAATGGCAGTGGAGCAAGCAAGTTTGCTCAGTACCTCAGTCAAACCAGTTGGCGCGAGAGCCTACCTCAAGTGGTCTGCTCGACTGCGATTGGAAAAAGCAATTCAGAGTATTTGGCCGCTAAAGAAAAAGGCTGTCCGATCTTTCATCGTTCTGACGTTTTAGCTGCTCTAATCTCAGAATATCACAGCCTTGCCGTTGCTGGCACCCATGGGAAAACCACGACCAGTAGTTTAATCGGCTACGTATTGCTCAAAGCGGGATTAGATCCGACTATCATAGTCGGCGGCGAAGTAGATGCTTGGGAAGGTAATGCCCGTCTAGGAGAGGGACGATACCTCGTCGCCGAAGCAGACGAATCTGATGGTTCTTTGGTCAAACACGCTCCCAAAATCGGGATTGTCACCAATATCGAACTCGACCATCCGGATCGCTATCAGAATTTAGAACAAGTAATCGATATCTTTGAAAGGTTTTCCGCTCAATGCGAAACGACGATTGGCTGCATCGATTGCGAAACAGTTCGAGAACGTCTCAAACCACAAATTAGCTATAGTCTCGATTCGTCTAAGAATGCCCACTATACCGTTACAGAGATAACCCACCATCCCGGCGGCAGTCTGGCTAAGGTATGGGAGCGAGGCAAGTTACTGGGGACGATGCAAGTGGGGCTACCCGGTCAGCACAATCTTAGCAATGCTTTGGCTGCCGTGGCGGCAGGACGGTTACTGGGACTTGAGTTTGAGGTGATTGCCGACGCGATCGCAACCTTTGGGGGAGCCAAGCGACGGTTTGAGTTACGCGGGGATTGCCATGGCATTACCTTGATCGACGACTACGCCCATCACCCCAGCGAAATCCGCGCCACGCTAGCAGCTGCTCGCGTAAAGATCTCTCAAAAGCAGAACGCGCGAGTGGTGGCAATTTTTCAACCGCACCGCTACAGCCGTACCGCTACTTTCCTCGACGAATTTGCGACGGCTTTTGATGATGCCGACTTGGTTGTCGTGACTGACATTTACAGTGCTGGCGAGGTGAATCTCCACCAACTAGACGGTCAGCAAGTTGCCGACGCGATCGCCAGTCATCGCGATCGGGTAATTTACCATCCCACTTTAAAAACCTTGGGAGCTAAATTAAAAGAAATTCTCCAACCAGAAGACTTGGCTCTATTTCTGGGCGCGGGAAATCTCAATCAGACGATACCCGAATTAATTGCTCTTTATAGTGGCAATTAA
- the murB gene encoding UDP-N-acetylmuramate dehydrogenase, translating to MVLSSAPSPIHLPGTECFIRPRVSLADFTSYRVGGLAQWYVAPRNWNELQATFEWFRGQDLPLLLLGAGSNLLISDRGIPGLVLSTRYLRRTHFDPETARITASAGEPIARLAWQVAKRGWRGLEWAVGIPGTVGGAVVMNAGAHNHCAAQYLVSTTVLSPDGTLEELTPDALNYSYRTSALQGGNRLVIEATFQLQPGFSRDEVMETTNRNLQQRKSSQPYDRPSCGSVFRNPTPHAAGWLIEQLGLKGYRIGNAEVARRHANFILNCGNAKADDIFRLIRYVQERVESHWSVLLEPEVKILGEFSLI from the coding sequence ATGGTTTTGTCTTCTGCCCCCTCGCCGATTCATTTGCCGGGTACTGAATGTTTCATTCGCCCCCGAGTCTCTCTGGCAGACTTTACCTCCTATCGAGTCGGCGGACTGGCGCAATGGTATGTAGCCCCGCGCAATTGGAACGAACTGCAAGCCACCTTCGAGTGGTTTCGAGGTCAAGATCTGCCCCTGCTCCTATTGGGTGCTGGCTCGAATTTACTCATCAGCGATCGTGGCATCCCCGGTTTAGTCCTTAGCACTCGCTACCTGCGGCGCACCCATTTCGATCCCGAAACGGCAAGAATAACGGCAAGCGCGGGCGAACCCATCGCTCGCCTCGCCTGGCAGGTGGCTAAACGGGGTTGGCGAGGCTTAGAATGGGCGGTTGGCATTCCCGGGACGGTTGGCGGAGCGGTGGTCATGAATGCAGGCGCTCACAACCACTGCGCTGCCCAATATCTGGTCAGCACCACCGTTCTTTCCCCCGATGGAACCCTAGAGGAGCTAACCCCTGACGCTTTGAACTACAGCTATCGAACTTCGGCATTGCAAGGCGGCAATCGGCTAGTTATCGAAGCTACCTTCCAACTACAACCGGGCTTTAGTCGAGATGAGGTGATGGAAACTACCAATCGCAACCTCCAACAGCGCAAAAGTTCCCAACCCTACGATCGCCCTAGTTGCGGCAGCGTTTTTCGCAATCCTACGCCACATGCAGCCGGATGGCTCATCGAACAACTGGGGTTAAAAGGCTATCGCATCGGCAACGCGGAAGTCGCTCGCCGCCACGCTAACTTTATCCTCAACTGCGGCAATGCTAAAGCAGACGATATCTTTCGCTTGATCCGCTACGTCCAGGAACGAGTCGAATCCCATTGGTCGGTGTTGCTAGAACCAGAAGTAAAAATCTTGGGAGAGTTTTCACTTATCTAA
- a CDS encoding YbaB/EbfC family nucleoid-associated protein: MAKGQGFGFGLGQLKEAFQKAKQVQEGAKKLQEELEQMEIQGQSSDGSVKVILSGNQEPRRVEVSPEAVAKGAEALSELVTEAMTDAYNKSTETMRTRMEELTSGLNLPGM; encoded by the coding sequence ATGGCAAAAGGACAAGGATTTGGGTTTGGGTTAGGACAGCTCAAAGAGGCTTTCCAGAAAGCCAAGCAAGTTCAAGAAGGCGCTAAAAAACTCCAAGAAGAATTGGAGCAAATGGAAATTCAGGGACAAAGCAGCGATGGTTCGGTAAAAGTTATCCTCAGTGGCAACCAAGAACCCCGTCGCGTAGAAGTCTCTCCAGAAGCCGTCGCTAAAGGTGCAGAGGCACTGTCCGAACTCGTAACTGAGGCGATGACAGATGCCTACAATAAATCGACAGAAACGATGCGGACGCGGATGGAAGAACTTACTAGCGGTCTGAATCTTCCCGGAATGTAG
- a CDS encoding VWA domain-containing protein, with the protein MKVSIQPALSDSHLDANQARSQRQLSLSIAAIAEDREQSLPLNLCLVLDHSGSLTGRPLETVKEAAIRLIERLSHRDRLSVVAFDHRAKVIVPNQTVTELSKVRHQIQQLEPAGGTAIDEGMKLGIIEATKGKNNTVSQILLLTDGENEHGDNQRCLKLAQLASEYNITINTLGFGTHWNQDVLEKIADYAGGTLSYIETPDKVLSEFSRLFNRLQSVALTNARLLLELASQVRLAELKPIAQVAPDTVELTSQIEGNCHLIRLGDLMTGDSRVVLVNLYLSQLPTGTQTIAKVQVRYDDPATSQEGLLTEKLPVQVEVQSVYQPQPDPQVQKAILMLAKYRQTQIAETKLKQGDRDGAVTMLQTAAKTALQLGDQGAATVLQTSATRLQSGQDLSEAERKKTRIVAKTILQEKTTQA; encoded by the coding sequence ATGAAAGTTAGTATACAACCAGCGCTAAGCGACTCCCACCTAGATGCCAATCAAGCTAGAAGTCAGCGCCAATTGTCTTTGTCAATCGCCGCGATAGCCGAGGATCGAGAGCAATCGCTACCGTTAAATCTCTGTTTGGTACTCGATCATAGCGGCTCTCTGACCGGACGACCCTTAGAAACGGTCAAAGAAGCTGCTATTCGTCTTATCGAACGATTGAGCCACAGAGATCGCCTCTCGGTGGTTGCCTTCGACCATCGCGCCAAAGTCATCGTCCCCAATCAAACCGTGACGGAGCTTAGCAAAGTTAGGCATCAGATTCAACAGTTAGAACCTGCTGGAGGCACTGCGATCGACGAGGGGATGAAGCTGGGAATCATAGAAGCGACGAAAGGAAAAAACAATACAGTTTCCCAAATTTTACTTTTGACCGATGGCGAGAACGAACACGGAGACAACCAGCGCTGTTTAAAACTCGCTCAGTTGGCATCAGAATACAATATCACCATCAACACGCTTGGTTTTGGCACTCACTGGAATCAGGATGTCTTGGAAAAAATTGCTGATTATGCTGGGGGAACGCTCAGCTATATCGAAACTCCCGACAAAGTTCTCAGCGAGTTTAGCCGACTATTTAACCGCCTTCAGTCAGTTGCCTTAACCAATGCACGCCTGTTGCTAGAACTAGCATCCCAGGTGCGCCTTGCCGAACTCAAGCCCATCGCGCAAGTCGCTCCAGACACTGTAGAGTTAACCTCTCAAATAGAAGGCAACTGCCATCTTATCCGCTTGGGCGATTTAATGACGGGAGATTCGCGAGTCGTGTTGGTGAATTTGTATTTGAGCCAATTGCCAACCGGAACGCAAACCATTGCTAAAGTGCAAGTGCGTTACGACGATCCGGCTACGTCCCAAGAAGGATTGCTCACCGAAAAACTGCCCGTCCAAGTAGAGGTGCAGTCCGTCTATCAACCGCAACCCGATCCCCAGGTACAAAAAGCGATTTTGATGCTGGCGAAATACCGACAAACCCAAATTGCGGAAACCAAACTCAAACAGGGCGATCGCGATGGAGCTGTCACAATGCTACAAACAGCTGCCAAAACAGCATTACAACTTGGAGACCAAGGGGCGGCAACCGTTCTCCAGACCAGCGCCACTCGCTTGCAATCGGGGCAAGACCTCTCAGAAGCGGAACGGAAGAAAACGCGGATCGTCGCTAAGACAATTTTGCAAGAGAAGACCACCCAAGCGTGA
- a CDS encoding PRC-barrel domain-containing protein, which yields MTTDNIRLRNEFLNTQVIARNTGKKLGVVKEVLVDIDRREVVALGLRDNILALSGMPQYMYISSIRQVGDVILVEDEDVFEAIDIDAYSSLINSEVITETGEPLGRVRDFQFNLEDGKVSTITIASLGFPQIPEQLISTYELSMEEVVSSGPNRLIVFEGAEERLRQLTVGVLERLGIGRPPWEREEEEMYPSTVQPGNELPSGIPIRTPVEARKPVVEERWDEDEWEQPIAAPPPRRQAESIRYEEEYEYEEELEEDNWGEVRRERAAARYQPPVYEPKAPEPDYDYEDYDDVRGDVWDDDTEPEPYKPSPVNIPDKKKEKQPEYEEEAGY from the coding sequence ATGACCACCGATAACATCCGTTTACGTAACGAATTTTTAAACACTCAGGTGATCGCTCGCAACACAGGTAAAAAGTTGGGAGTTGTTAAAGAAGTATTAGTCGATATCGATCGCCGAGAAGTAGTAGCGCTGGGACTGAGAGATAACATTCTGGCCCTCTCTGGAATGCCTCAGTACATGTACATCTCTAGCATCCGGCAAGTAGGCGATGTCATTTTGGTAGAGGATGAAGATGTCTTCGAAGCCATCGATATCGATGCCTACAGTTCCTTGATCAATAGCGAAGTAATTACAGAAACGGGAGAACCCCTGGGTCGCGTTCGGGACTTCCAATTCAATCTAGAGGATGGCAAAGTTTCTACTATCACGATCGCTTCTTTGGGATTTCCACAGATTCCCGAGCAACTCATCAGCACCTACGAACTCTCTATGGAGGAAGTGGTCAGCAGCGGACCCAATCGCTTGATCGTTTTTGAAGGGGCAGAAGAGCGCCTCAGACAATTAACCGTAGGAGTCCTAGAACGTTTGGGTATCGGCAGACCCCCTTGGGAAAGAGAAGAAGAAGAGATGTATCCGTCTACCGTTCAACCGGGCAACGAACTACCTAGCGGCATTCCCATTCGCACGCCAGTAGAAGCTCGCAAGCCAGTGGTAGAAGAACGTTGGGACGAAGATGAATGGGAACAGCCTATCGCTGCCCCGCCTCCCCGTCGGCAAGCCGAGTCGATTCGCTACGAAGAAGAATATGAATACGAAGAAGAGTTAGAAGAAGACAACTGGGGTGAAGTCAGAAGAGAGCGCGCTGCGGCTCGCTACCAACCCCCTGTTTACGAACCCAAGGCTCCCGAACCGGATTACGATTACGAAGACTACGATGATGTCCGAGGCGATGTCTGGGATGACGACACGGAACCGGAGCCTTATAAGCCTTCTCCGGTTAACATTCCCGACAAGAAAAAAGAGAAACAACCCGAATACGAAGAAGAAGCAGGCTACTAA
- a CDS encoding pentapeptide repeat-containing protein: MKELEQYYKVLGLELGASLEEINQAYKDLAFIWHPDRIPKDNQRLLEKAVAKLQELNHAREQLRQIQTKEKSSRQSRSKSSSKPASSPTRERPQSTYSQARRPYYSDLSGANLRGADLKEKDLSGRNMAGADLSEADLSDSFLHNVNLEGANLYRANLFRANLLQANLKQANLQEAKLIGADLSGADLREADLRGAKVGSGNRILVKLTGAILTGAILPDGTIHS, translated from the coding sequence ATGAAAGAGTTAGAGCAATACTACAAAGTGCTGGGCTTGGAATTAGGGGCATCTCTCGAAGAGATTAACCAAGCTTACAAGGATTTAGCATTTATTTGGCATCCCGATCGCATCCCCAAAGATAATCAACGGCTGCTAGAAAAAGCCGTTGCCAAACTTCAGGAACTCAACCACGCGCGGGAGCAACTGCGGCAAATCCAAACCAAGGAAAAATCGTCTCGACAGTCCAGGTCAAAATCTTCTTCAAAGCCAGCATCGTCCCCAACGCGGGAACGCCCTCAGTCAACTTATTCTCAGGCAAGAAGACCCTACTACAGCGATCTCAGCGGAGCGAACCTCAGAGGAGCCGATCTCAAAGAAAAAGACCTCTCTGGCAGAAACATGGCTGGTGCCGATCTCAGCGAAGCCGACCTCAGCGATAGCTTTTTACATAACGTTAATCTCGAAGGTGCCAATTTGTATAGAGCCAATCTATTTCGCGCTAATTTGCTGCAAGCCAATCTCAAACAAGCAAATTTGCAAGAAGCCAAGCTAATTGGGGCAGATCTGAGCGGAGCCGATCTGCGAGAAGCCGATCTCAGAGGCGCTAAAGTTGGTTCTGGTAATCGTATTCTGGTCAAACTGACAGGAGCTATCCTTACGGGAGCGATTTTGCCCGATGGGACGATTCATAGTTGA
- a CDS encoding four-helix bundle copper-binding protein, which translates to MLLVSKEYQSSFDTAMYCVVECEHCAKACMGDPEMLGCARTCLDCVETCRTIAIYMVRGSRFIPHLAKACAEICDACAKECEKHKDEHCQKCARACRQAAEEYRKIAGVAAARA; encoded by the coding sequence ATGCTTTTAGTTAGCAAAGAATATCAATCCAGTTTTGATACTGCCATGTATTGTGTCGTCGAGTGCGAACATTGCGCCAAAGCCTGCATGGGAGATCCAGAAATGTTAGGGTGCGCTCGCACTTGTCTCGACTGTGTAGAAACTTGCCGCACGATCGCAATTTATATGGTACGCGGCTCGCGCTTTATTCCCCATCTAGCCAAAGCTTGTGCCGAAATTTGCGATGCTTGTGCAAAAGAATGCGAAAAACACAAAGACGAACATTGCCAGAAATGCGCAAGAGCTTGTCGTCAAGCAGCAGAAGAATATCGCAAGATTGCAGGAGTAGCGGCAGCACGAGCTTAA
- a CDS encoding universal stress protein produces MFQHCLICTNFSDGLHRLTDFVPDLASSGLKRIVFLHIISVWQDGRGSRIDEEQVAAAKERLSAALTSVPEGVEVKVEVALGRPVEKILRAVETYQIDVVFVGTPIRSLLEEKILGSTSAALTKLMSTPLIVLRPELITTYTREELSLRCRHLWRYLLIPYNDGKAARYLIERIKEYAKKQPEKHLKQCMLVWVVSDGLREKVLITNRLQEAQKKLESVKAELEALGLEVNTEVRQGNPLLEILDAALYFDISAIAIATDRQPDWLELAVPCFARDLLRRSWFPVLFFSADRQN; encoded by the coding sequence ATGTTTCAACACTGTTTAATCTGCACGAACTTTTCCGACGGCTTGCATCGATTGACTGATTTTGTTCCCGATTTAGCAAGTAGCGGTCTAAAACGGATTGTTTTTTTACATATTATTTCGGTTTGGCAAGACGGAAGAGGTTCTAGAATAGACGAAGAGCAAGTCGCAGCAGCTAAAGAACGCCTCTCAGCCGCTCTCACCTCCGTGCCAGAAGGAGTAGAAGTCAAGGTAGAAGTTGCGTTAGGTCGTCCGGTTGAAAAAATCCTTCGAGCAGTAGAAACCTATCAAATCGATGTCGTTTTTGTGGGCACGCCAATTCGCAGTTTGCTGGAAGAAAAAATCTTGGGCAGTACGAGCGCGGCATTGACGAAATTGATGTCAACACCCCTCATCGTTCTCCGTCCCGAACTAATTACCACTTATACTCGCGAAGAATTATCCTTGCGCTGTCGGCATCTTTGGCGTTATTTGTTAATTCCTTACAATGATGGGAAAGCGGCTCGCTATTTAATCGAACGAATCAAAGAGTATGCCAAGAAACAACCAGAAAAGCATCTAAAACAATGCATGCTCGTTTGGGTTGTTAGCGATGGATTGCGCGAAAAGGTGCTGATAACTAATCGCCTGCAAGAAGCTCAGAAAAAACTAGAATCCGTCAAAGCTGAATTAGAAGCACTGGGATTGGAAGTCAATACTGAGGTACGACAGGGAAATCCTTTGCTAGAAATTCTCGATGCTGCGCTGTATTTTGATATCAGCGCGATCGCGATCGCAACTGACCGTCAACCCGATTGGCTAGAGTTAGCCGTTCCCTGTTTTGCGAGAGACTTGCTACGTCGCAGTTGGTTTCCAGTCTTATTTTTCTCTGCCGATCGGCAAAATTAA